One window of Triticum dicoccoides isolate Atlit2015 ecotype Zavitan chromosome 5A, WEW_v2.0, whole genome shotgun sequence genomic DNA carries:
- the LOC119300594 gene encoding LOW QUALITY PROTEIN: uncharacterized protein LOC119300594 (The sequence of the model RefSeq protein was modified relative to this genomic sequence to represent the inferred CDS: substituted 2 bases at 2 genomic stop codons), producing the protein MKFNLPDIIKKVEGLETLTVPFTKQEIDVIVNEMPTDRAPGPDGFSGIFIKKCWHIIKNDFYDLCNQFYEGTLNLESINEGFITLIPKVRSPENVSDFRPITLLNCCLKILTKLLANRLQKLILKIVHRNQYGFLKGRSLQDCLAWAFEYIHQCQASKEKIILLKLDFAKAFDTIEHEVMLMIMQHMGFDDRWLNWVKCIFSSVGLKINFHKSTLIPINCEAACYNELSNIFGCNVGSMPFTYLGLPLGTTKPSVQDLMPLVCTMERRVSSTLTLMSYGARLSLLNTMITSLVIFALCTLRLPPKIIELLDKLRRKCWSTYYTNKIPHAMEPCGSFWWRDVLKLTLIYRGISKAIVHDGATVLMWKDLWLDATLDEKYQRAFSFAKNEDISVKDFLGSTSLHETFHLPLSVQAMQEIRDLQQEVRHVGNATDPTPHDNWTYCWGSVDFKAIKYYKFYFXEVXAHQSYKWLSAARSTLKIKVFGWLLLSDRLNTRNMLKRRHYNIGDDYNCLLCDQQIEETVEHMIFHCPFSQRCWSILGITWQQTGSRLRWISMAAHDWSSPMFMDVFLQAAWSIWKERNNKHFRSIPPTILSWLQRFKHDFALLQHRTREDVRDFILSFVISLEPPYKVVVALASTGGGKAPGKNAMYIVPCF; encoded by the exons atgaaattcaacctCCCTGACATCATCAAAAAAGTTGAGGGACTGGAGACACTTACTGTCCCCTTCACCAAGCAGGAGATAGATGTGATCGTTAACGAAATGCCGACCGACCGAGCTCCAGGACCAGATGGTTTCTCTGGTATCTTTATCAAAaaatgctggcatattattaagaaCGACTTCTATGATCTATGTAACCAGTTCTATGAGGGGACCCTAAATCTTGAAAGCATCAATGAGGGGTTTATTACACTCATTCCTAAGGTTCGCTCCCCAGAGAATGTCTCTGATTTTAGACCAATCACTTTGTTGAATTGTTGTCTTAAGATTCTCACAAAACTTCTTGCCAACCGACTACAAAAGCTCATTCTTAAAATCGTTCATCGAAACCAATATGGATTCCTAAAAGGCCGATCACTACAGGACTGTCTCGCCTGGGCGTTCGAATATATCCATCAGTGTCAAGCCTCCAAGGAAAAGATCATCCTCCTAAAACTGGATTTCGCAAAGGCCTTTGATACGATCGAACATGAGGTTATGCTTATGATTATGCAGCATATGGGATTTGATGACAGATGGCTCAATTGGGTAAAATGCATTTTCTCCTCTG TTGGGCTCAAGATAAACTTCCACAAGTCCACACTTATCCCAATCAACTGTGAGGCTGCCTGCTACAATGAGCTCTCCAATATCTTTGGATGTAATGTTGGTTCCATGCCCTTCACTTACCTAGGGTTACCTCTCGGGACAACCAAGCCCTCAGTTCAAGATTTAATGCCGCTTGTTTGTACAATGGAACGTCGGGTGTCAAGCACTCTGACCTTGATGTCGTATGGAGCCAGGCTATCTCTACTCAATACCATGATCACTTCACTAGTCATCTTTGCTTTGTGCACTCTCAGACTGCCACCAAAGATAATTGAACTGCTTGATAAACTGCGAAGGAAGTGT TGGTCCACATACTATACAAACAAAATCCCCCATGCCATGGAACCATGCGGATCATTCTGGTGGAGAGATGTTCTCAAGCTCACCCTGATTTACAGAGGGATTTCTAAAGCCATTGTGCATGATGGAGCTACAGTGCTCATGTGGAAAGACCTGTGGCTCGACGCCACTCTCGATGAAAAGTACCAGCGCGCCTTCTCCTTTGCAAAAAATGAAGATATTTCGGTTAAGGATTTCCTGGGATCCACATCTCTGCATGAAACGTTTCACCTCCCACTATCAGTCCAAGCAATGCAAGAAATCCGTGATCTTCAGCAAGAGGTGAGGCATGTTGGCAACGCTACTGATCCGACCCCCCACGATAACTGGACTTACTGTTGGGGCTCAGTGGATTTTAAGGCGATCAaatactacaaattctatttttgaGAGGTGTAGGCACATCAATCATACAAGTGGCTCTCGGCGGCCAGGTCAACGCTCAAAATTAAGGTCTttgggtggcttcttctctctgaccGCTTAAACACACGTAACATGCTAAAGAGGAGACACTACAATATTGGAGACGATTACAACTGCCTTCTTTGTGATCAGCAAATTGAAGAGACTGTCGAACACATGATCTTCCACTGCCCCTTTAGCCAACGATGTTGGTCCATTCTAGGGATAACTTGGCAGCAAACTGGTTCAAGGCTTCGGTGGATCAGCATGGCAGCTCATGATTGGAGCAGTCCCATGTTCATGGATGTTTTCCTTCAAGCGGCTTGGAGCATTTGGAAAGAGAGGAATAACAAACATTTCAGAAGCATCCCACCAACTATTCTATCATGGCTCCAACGTTTCAAACATGACTTTGCCTTGCTCCAACATAGAACCAGAGAAGATGTGAGAGACTTTATTCTCTCTTTTGTAATTAGCTTAGAACCCCCATATAAAGTAGTAGTAGCCCTAGCCTCCACAGGTGGAGGTAAGGCGCCAGGTAAAAACGCCATGTACATTGTACCCTGCTTTTGA